Genomic DNA from Dethiosulfovibrio faecalis:
GGCCGAGGTAGAGGCGAAGGTCCGTCGTCTGGCCTTTCGAGACGAACTGTGCGACCTTCCCAACAGGGTGTCTTTCGTGAGGGAAGGTCGTTTCAGGGTAAAGAGGGGCGACCCCTTCTCGATACTCTACATCGATCTGGACCGGTTTAAAAACGTGAACGATACCTTAGGACACGCCATAGGCGATGAGCTGCTCCGTTACGTGGCAGACCGCATCTCCAGGGCGCTCGACCCCTCCGCCATGGTATCTCGTCTAGGCGGCGACGAGTTCGGCGTCATGATATATTCCGGCGATTACTGCGACGCCTACTCGGTGGGTAAATCGATATTGGACTGTATGGACGGGCCGTTCAAGCTTTCCGAAAGGTCCCATATATCCATAGGCGCCTCGGTGGGAATCTCCGTCTATCCCGATCACGGCATCACCTGGGAAGACCTTTTCGGCCATGCCGATATAGCCATGTACGAGGCTAAGAAATCGGGGCGAAAGATAGTCTTCTTCGACGACGTAATGGGGGTCTCTTTTCGGGAGCGTATAGGAATGGAACGTCGCCTCGCCGACTCTCTTGTAAGAGAGTCGGGGCTCTCTTTGGCATACCAGCCAAAGGTGGACATGTCCTCCGGAGAGGTCTTGGGATTCGAGGCCCTCTGTCGTTGGAAAGACGGAGAGGAGGACCGCTCTCCCGAGCTTTTCATACCGGCCGCTGAGGAAACAGGCCTCATAGTTGACCTGGGACGATGGGTTATGGAGAAGGCCTGTCGTAGAGGAGCCCTCTGGCTGGAGGAGGGGCTTAGAGTTCCCCTGGCCGTTAATATATCGGCGAAACAGGTTCAACAGGACGACTTCGTACTTATGGTAG
This window encodes:
- a CDS encoding GGDEF and EAL domain-containing protein, which codes for MSRKDRISLKRLFQTLPDGVVLLDQDERVVDVNDAFLGIFRFSKKDLLGNKLDEMILPPDRVDEGLAINRRILEDKKVELEGTRLRGDGEIIKVMIFGCPIEVDRKLVGFYGIYRDVTRQAEVEAKVRRLAFRDELCDLPNRVSFVREGRFRVKRGDPFSILYIDLDRFKNVNDTLGHAIGDELLRYVADRISRALDPSAMVSRLGGDEFGVMIYSGDYCDAYSVGKSILDCMDGPFKLSERSHISIGASVGISVYPDHGITWEDLFGHADIAMYEAKKSGRKIVFFDDVMGVSFRERIGMERRLADSLVRESGLSLAYQPKVDMSSGEVLGFEALCRWKDGEEDRSPELFIPAAEETGLIVDLGRWVMEKACRRGALWLEEGLRVPLAVNISAKQVQQDDFVLMVGRILEETGFPPELLELELTESTLMKDLDRSCSMLESLKELGVSLAIDDFGTGYSSLTYMARFDVDVLKIDRSFMPGKEAPSLNEAIVKSVVALARARGLRVIAEGVETEEQRDLLLRIGCVSAQGFLYSRPVPEEAVADMFSRGFGSLQPSLG